The window TGGTGATGGCCCCTTGTTTAGGGGAAGCGGCGCACGCGGACTCCCCTGAACCGGTGAAACAGCTGTCGGGGCGGCAGGTGTTGATCGTGCACGGCACCAACGACGCGCGCAGCGACCCGGAGGCGTCCTTCCTGCTGGCGGCGCGGGCGAAGAAGGCGAATCGTTCGACCTGCCGCTTCGAGGTGCACTCGGACGGCCACGGGCTGCGCGAGCACCAGGCGGAAGTGGTGGCGCTGGCCGTGGACTTCGTCCTGGGCGCGGTGTTCTCGGGACGGTACTCGCGGCCGGTGACGGACGCCCTGGCCGCCCCGCCGCCGCTGGGTCTGCGGATGCCGCTGGCCTCGGGCTTCGGGAAGTCCCTTCGGAGGTGAGTCACGGGCCCGACGCGTAGGGTGAAGAGGAGCAGGCGAGTACTCGGGGCTTCACTCCGGAGGCGGTGCATCATGACCGGGTTGGTGTCCAGGAGCTTCGACCAGGCCGACGAGACTCGGCCGTTCGTCGACGGCAAGGGCAGGCTGGACCTGCTGGAGACCGGTGGCACGGGGGTGGCGCGCTCCACCTTCGAGCCCGGCTGGAAGTGGTCGGAGCACGTCAAGCCGCTGGCCGGGACGGACAGCTGCCGTGCCGACCACACCGGGTACGTGGTGAGCGGCCGCATGAAGGTCGTCATGGACGACGGGGAGAGCACCGAGTTCGGCCCCGGCGACTACATGCGGGTGCCTCCCGGGCACAACGCGTGGGTCCTGGGCGACGAGGCCTGCGTGACGCTGGACTGGACCGGCTTCGCGGACTACGCGAAGCCGGCGCCCGGCTGAGGGCCGAAGACTTGGGGTTCGGGATTCGGGGGTTGGGGGCCCGCCGGCGGTCGCGCCGGTCCTCTCGTACCCGCCGCTCCGCCCCCTCACGGTCGGATGGCACCGATGGATCCGGCGCGACCACCACGGTGCCCGCTCCCGCACGGCGGGGCCCCCGGCCGCCGCCACGGCTGACCGCGGGGCCGGCAGGACGACGGCCGGGGCCCCCGCCCCTTCCCGGCCGTCCGCTGCCGCACACCGCGTCCCCCCGTCACGCCGTGAGACCACTGTGCCTGTTCGGCATCTGCCGGATGCGGCCGAACAGGCGTCGTCTTGCCGCCTTGCGGGAACACGAGGGGTTTACAAACCCTCCCAGGCAGGGACGAATGCGCCTATGCCAGCCGAGGAGACCGGAGCAGCCGGAGCAGCCGGAGCGGCCGGTTCCGTCGGGGAACTGACCCCGGCGGCCCGGCGCCTGTACGCGTACGCCGTCGAGCGGCACGCCTTCGACGCGGCGGAGGCCACCGAGGCCCTGGGCGTGCGCGCGGCCGCCGCGATCACCGAGCTGGCCGCCGCGCACCTGCTCCAGCGGGCCCCGGGCACCGGGCAGGACCGGTGGAGCGCGGTCGCGCCCCGGGCGGCGGCGGCGCGGGCGCTGGCCCCGCTGGCCCTGCTCGTCCGGGAGACCCACGACGAGATGGACCGGCTGCGGGGGCGGCTGGAGGCGCTGGTGCCGGCGTACGAGGCGGGGACCGCACACCGGGATCTGAGCGGCTCGGGCCGTCTGGAGCTGGTCACCGACCTCGGCGCGGTACGGGGGCTGATCGGGGAGCTGGTCGCGGCCTGCGAGCGGGAGCTGCTGACCTCGCAGCCCGGCGGGGGCCGGCCGCTGGAGGCGCTGGAGGAGTCGATCGGGCGGGACGAGTCCCTGCTGACGCGCGGGGTCCGGATGCGGACGATCTACCAGCACACGGCGCGGTACTCGCGGCCCACGGCGGCGTACGTCGAGCGGGTGACGGCGCTGGGCGCGCAGGTGCGGACGCTGGGCGACGGGCTGATGCGGATGCTGATCTTCGACGAGCACACGGGGCTGATGGCCGTACCGGACCGCAGCGGGGCGGCGCTGGTGGTGCGGGAGCCGAGTGTCGTGCACTTCATGACGTCGGCCTTCGAACGGTCCTGGCTGGGGGCGGAGCCCTTCTCGACGACGGTCAGCCCGGATGCGGCGCGGTCGATCTCGGACGAGCTGCGGCAGACGATCGTCCGGCTGCTGTCGGAGGGGCTGGAGGACAAGGTGATCGCACGCCGGCTGGGCATGTCGGAACGCACCTGCCAGCGCCACATCGCGGAGATCATGCGGGCCGTGGGAGCCAAGTCCCGCTTCCAGGCCGGCTACTTGCTCTCCGCGGCGCCGGCCCCCGCGACGCCGTCCCCCGCGCCGTCCCCCGCGCCCGCGGATCCGCACGGGCCGGCCTAGTACGGCCCACTACGGGCTGCCGTACCGGTCGGAGGAGGCCACCACTTTCGGGCGCCGGGGCTCCCTCACGCGGAGGGCGGTTCCAGTTCGGGGATCAGGCGGCCGCGGCGGGAGAGCAGGAAGCGTTTGAACTCCGCCACCGGCGGGGTGTCGGGGTGGCCGTCGAGCCAGGCGACGCCGATCTCGCGGACGGCGCGCGGGGCGGTGACCGTCAGCTCGACCACGCCGGGGCGGGCCACGGCCGGGGGCGGCAGGAGGGCCACGCCGAGGCCCGCGGCCACGAGGCCGCGCAGGGTTTCGGCCTCCTCGCCCTCGAACGCGACGCGCGGGATGAAGCCGGCCTCCGCGCACAGGTCGTCGGTGATGCGGCGCAGGCCGTAGCCGGGTTCGAGGGTGACGAAGGTTTCCTCCGCGGCCTCGGCGAGGCGGATGCGCTTGCGGACGGCGAGGCGGTGGTCCTCGGGGACGACCAGGCGCAGGCGCTGCTCGTCGAGGCGGCGGGCGACGAGGTCGGGGGCGTCCGGGAGGGGCGAGGTGAGGCAGAGGTCGAGTTCGCCGGCGCGCAGCTTCTCCAGCATGGCCTCGCCGTAGTTCTGGACCAGGGAGAAGCGCACGCGCGGGTGGTCCGCCCGGAAGGCGCGGATCAGGCCGGGTACGGTCTCGGACCCGAGGGTGTGGAGGAATCCGAACGCGACCTTGCCGAAGGCCGGGTCGGCGTCCTGCTGGACGGATTCGGCGGCGCGGGCGATCCCGTCCAGGGCCTGTTCGGCGGAGGCGAGGAAGGTGCGGCCCGCGGTGGTGAGGGCGACGGTGCGGCCCTTGCGGGCGAACAGCGTGACGCCCAGGTCCTGTTCGAGGCGGACCATGGCCCGCGACAGGGTGGACTGCGGGACGCCGAGTTCGTGCGCGGCGCGGGTGACGTGCTCGTGCCGGGCGACGGCGGCGAAGTACGCCAGGCGCGGGGCCAGCAGACGTGTCACGGCCATGTCTTCTTCGTAACGGTTCATTGACAGACGCCGCCCTGAGCTGTGGTGATGCAGGAGTGGATCGATTATCGCGTTTCTGTGCATTGGACGCATCAAAAACACGGGCCTACGGTCGATACATGTCTCCCGCTCATACCGGGGCACCCACCACCCTGGGTGCCTCCACCGCGTCGTTCCCGGAACCCCAGGCTCTCTCCCCCGGCCGCCCCGGCTACCGCCGGATGAGCCTCGCGCTCTTCGCCGCCGGACTGGCGACCTTCGCCCTCCTCTACTCCACCCAGGCACTGCTGCCCGCGATCTCCGACGGCTTCGGGGTGACGGCGGGCCAGGCCAGCTGGACGGTGTCCGCGGCCACCGGCGCCCTCGCCCTGTTCGTGCTGCCGCTCAGCGCGCTGTCCGAGCGGTTCGGCCGCACCCGGATGATGACCTGCTCGATGGTGGTGGCCGTGGGCGTCGGCCTGCTGGTGCCCTTCGCGCCGAACCTGGAGTGGCTGGTGGCGCTGCGCGCCGTCCAGGGTGCGGCGATCGCCGGGATCCCGGCCTCCGCGATGGCGTACCTGGCGGAGGAGGTCAAGCCGAAGGCACTGGTGGCCGCGATCGGCCTGTTCGTGGCGGGCAACTCCATCGGCGGCATGAGCGGCCGTCTCGTCACCGGCTGGGCGGCTCAGCTGTGGGGCTGGCGGGCCGGGCTGGCGGCCGTCGCCCTGATGTCGCTGGCCTGCGCGGTAGCCTTCCTGGTGCTGCTGCCCCGGGCGCGGTTCTTCCGCCCGGCGTCGCTGAACCCGCGCGCGGTGGGGAGTACCGTCGCCGGCCACCTGCGCGATCCTCTGCTGCTGCGCCTGTACGGGATCGGCGCGCTGTTCATGACGGTCTTCGGCGCGGTCTACACCGTCATCGGCTACCGCCTGGTCGACGAGCCGTTCTCGCTCGGACAGGGCGTCGTCGGGTCGATCTTCCTGATCTACCTGGTCGGTACGGTCTCCTCCGCGGCCGCGGGCAAGCTGGTGGCCCGCACGGGGCGGCGCGGCGCGCTGTACCTGGCCGTGACCACCACGGCGCTGGGGCTGCTGCTGTCGCTGTCCGAGTCCCTGGCGGCGATCGTGGTCGGGCTGGTCCTGATCACGGCGGGCTTCTTCGCGGGGCACGCGGTGGCCTCGGCCGCGGTGAGCCGGACGGCGAAGACGGGCCGGGCGCAGGCCTCCGCGCTCTACCAGTCGGCGTACTACCTGGGCTCCAGCGCGGGCGGCACCCTGGGCGCCCTCGCCTACCACGGGGCCGGGTGGGCGGCCACGGTCGGCATCGCGCTGCTGGCGGTGCTCGGCGTCGTGTCGATCACCCTCTACGGGAGCCACGCGGCCCGTGCGCAGCGGCGGATGCCGGCGTCGGCCCTGGGCGCGCGCTGACGAAAACTACGCCCCCGCCATAGGCAACCCCTGCTTGTTTTCCGGGCATTCAACACGGAGAACGGACGCTGTACGAGCAGGGGAGGACCTGATGGGGACGCGGACGACGCGCATGCGCGCGAAGCGGCGGGCGGTGGTGCTGGGCGGGGCGGCGGCGCTGGCGCTGCCGATGGTGGTCGCGGGGGGCGGGTCGGCGCAGGCCGCCTCCTGCTACCTGACCACCGGGCCGTACCAGCGGCAGGTGGAGCAGTTCCTGGGACGGCCCGTGGACGGGAGGCAGTCCGCGGCCGACTGCACGGCCATCAGGTCGTTCCAGGCGAGCCACGGGATCACCCCGGCCCAGGGGTACGCCGGGCCGCTGACGTGGCAGACGATGAACACGATGCTGGCCCAGCGCGCGGCGGGCAGGACGCCGAACAAGGCGGGCACCTGCCCGACGAACCGGGGGCGGATCGCCTGCGTCGACCTGACGCGGCAGCTCAGCTGGATCCAGGACGGCGCCACCCTGAAGTACGGCCCCGTCCCGGTCCGCACCGGCAAGGACGGCACGGAGACCCGGACCGGCCTGAAGAAGATCTACTACCTGAGCATCAACCACTGGTCGACGATCTACAAGGTCTCGATGCCGTACTCGCAGTTCTTCGACGGAGGCATTGCCTTCCACTCGACCACCAAGAGCATGTGGAACCCGCCCGGTTCGGGCGGCTGCGTGAACATGCGGCCCGCCGACGCCAAGGCGTACTGGAACATGCTGGGCAAGGGCGAGGACGTCTACGTGTACGGCCGCAAGCCCGGCACGTAGCCTCAGGCGGACGCGGAGGCCGGGGCGGGGGCCGGTGTCCCGCTCAGGAGGTCCAACCGCCGCAGGCCGGAACGCCGTTGCACGAGGGAGAGTCCCGCCACCGCCGCCCCGAGGACCAGCCAGCCCGCCGGGCCGGCCGTCATCACCGCGCCGGTGAGCAGCAGCGGGCCGGCGGACTTCTGGACGGACTGGGCCATGCCGGCCACGCCGAGGTACGAGGCGCGCGCCTCCCGGGGCGCGAGGGAGACCGCCAGTTCCCAGGAGCTGACCGAGCGCATCAGCTCCGCCGCGGTGGCCAGCACCGCCGCGGCGAGCAGGGCGGCCGAGGCGGCCCAGACCCCGCCCGCGGTGGCGGTGGCCAGGAGGACGCAGCACAGGAGCGTCGTCAGTCCGTACAGGGCGACCGCGTCGGCCGCCTGGCGGGGGCCTTGGACCTTCGCCGACACGCGCAGCTGCAGGACGACGACGAGCACGGTGTTGATGACCAGGAAGGCCGGGATCAGGGAGTGCGGCGCGCTGGTCTGCGTCACCAGCCACAGCGGCAGGCCGACGCCCAGGATCGAGTCGTCCAGGTTCATCGGGATGTCCAGCAGGACGAACCGGAGGTAGCCGCGGTCCCGCCACGGACTCGCCCCGGCCGGACCAGCCTTGCCCGCACCGGCACCCGCCGCGGCCGCCGGGTCCACCCCGTCCCCCGTATGCGCGTCCGTCTCCGCGTCCTCGGCCCCGTCGCCGGGCGGTGCGGTCAGCAGGCCGCGGCCGCGCGGCTCCCGGGTGCGCCAGACGAGGACCGCGGCCGCGAGGAACGACAGCGCGTTGGCGAGGATCAGCACCTGGTACGCGCCCCGCGTCCCGACGGCGAGGCCGATGGCGGCGAGGCCCGCGCCGAGCGCGTAGCCGGCGTTCGCCGAACTCCTCGACAGCGCCTGGTAGGTGGAGCGCTGCTCGCCCGCGACCCGGGTGGCGAAGAGCATCTCCAGCGTCTTGGCCGCCCGGTCTCCCAGGTGGGTGACGGCGACCACGGCCAGCAGCACGTCGAAGTCGGTGACCACCAGCAGCGCGCAGAGGGTCCCGAGGCGCAGCAGGTGGCAGCCGATCAGCAGCGAGCGCACCGGGAAGCGGTCGGCCAGGTGGCCCGCGAGCGGTGATCCGGCGATGCCCGCCACTCCGGCCGCGCCGAACAGCAGGCCGAGCTGTCCGGCGTCGAGTCCGAGGATGAAGGTGAAGTAGAGGACGCAGGCCGCGGCCCAGACGCCCGTTCCCGCGCGGTCCAGGAGCTGGGCGAGCAGCATGATCCGGGCGTCGCGGCCGCCCGGCGGCCTGCGCAGCTGCGCGATCAGGCCGGGTGCTCCCCGCCGTGCCTTCCGGTTCTCCCCGCCACGCCGCCGCATCCCAGGCCTCCGCATCCCCCGCCCATGTATCTCGATGTCGAGATACATGGGGAAGCCTGCCCCACATGAATCTTGACGTCAAGATACTTGATGCCGACAGACCGCCGCCGGGTTCCACGCCTCGGCGCTTGCGGCTGCCGTTGTCAGACCCCTCCGGTAGGTTCCGAAGCATCGGGAACGACCAGGGGGATGGACGGACATGAGCGATCTCGCCATCAGTACGGACCTCGACGCGGCGATGGACCGGTACCGGGTCGAGCTCACCGGCTACTGCTACCGGATGCTCGGCTCCTCCTTCGACGCCGAGGACGCGGTGCAGGACACGTACATCCGTGCCTGGCGCAGCCACGAGAAGTTCGAGGGCCGTTCCTCGCTGCGGTCCTGGCTGTACCGGATCGCCACCAACGTCTGCCTGGACCTACTGAACGCCGGGAAGAAGCGGGCCCGCCCGATGGACCTGACCGCCCCCCAGCACCAGGCCTCCGCCGTGCTCAACGAGCGCCCCGAGGTGACCTGGCTGGAGCCCGTCCCGGACGGCCGGGTCCTCCCGCAGACCGCCGATCCGGCCGAGATGGCGCTGGCCAGGGAATCCGTACGGCTGGCGTTCGTCGCGGCACTCCAGCACCTGCCGGCGAAGCAGCGGGCCGTGCTGATCCTGCGCGAGGTGCTGGCGTGGAAGGCGGACGAGGTCGCACAGCTGCTGGACACCACGGTGGCGTCGGTGAACAGCGCCCTGCAGCGGGCGCGGGCCACGCTCGCCGGGCACGGGCTGCGCGAGAGCGACCCGGCGGACCCGCTGGACGAGGACCAGGCCAAGCTGCTGGAGCAGTACCTCTCCGCCTTCGAGGCCTACGACATCACGCGCCTGACCACGCTCCTGCACGAGGACGCGGTGCTGTCGATGCCGCCGTTCGACCTGTGGCTCCGGGGCCACGCGGACATCGCGGCCTGGCACCTGAACCAGGGCATCGGCTGCAAGGGCTCCCGGCTGGTCCCGACGACGGCGAACGGCATGCCGGCCTTCGGCCAGTACCGTCCGCGCGCGGACGGGCGGCCGGGGCACACCCCGTGGGCGCTCCAGGTGCTGGAGATCTCAGACGGCAAGATCGTCGGACTCAACGCCTTCCTGGACACCGCCCGGTGGTTCCCCCTCTTCGGCCTCCCGGAGCAGCTCGACGAGGCCTACGAGGTCCAGCAGGGCGCGTAGGGCGGGTCCGGCCCCGGTGACGGCGAAGCCCCCGCGCCCCCGCGCGGCCAGCCTCAGCCGGGCCAGCACCTGTACGTCGGCCAGTCCGGGCGTGGTCACCGCCGCGGCGTCGCAGACCACCGCGCCCGCCCCGCCGTCGTAGAGCCGCGCCAGCCGCGCGCACAGCAGCGCGGCGTCCTGCGGGGCGGCCGGTCCGGGGCCGGGCAGCACAAGTCGTTCGATCTCCACGAGGGGGTGACTCCCCCACCCGCCCGAACTCATCGGCGCAGCCCTGCCGGGCCCGGGAAAAGGCGCTGGCGCGGCTCCGGACGGGGAGCCGCGCCGACGGGACGGGGGGCCTGGGATCAGGCGATGCGGTCCAGCACGATCGGCGTGGCGGAGAAGGACGTGCCCGCCGGGGAGACGTCGTAGCAGCCCTCCAGGGAGGACAGCGCGTAGTCGAACTTCTCCGGGGTGTCCGTGTGCAGGGTCATCAGCGGCTGCCCGGCGGTGACGGTGTCACCCGGCTTCGCGTGGAGCTCGATGCCCGCGCCCGCCTGCACCGGGTCCTCCTTGCGGGCACGGCCCGCGCCGAGGCGCCAGGCGCCGACGCCCACCGCGTACGCGTCCAGACGGGTCAGGACGCCCGAGGACGAGGCGGTGACCACGTGCTGCTCACGGGCCACGGGCAGGGCCGCGTCCGGGTCGCCGCCCTGGGCCGCGATCATCCGGCGCCAGTGGTCCATCGCGGAGCCGTCGGCCAGGGCCTTCGCCGGGTCGGCGTCCTTGATGCCCGCCGCGTCCAGCATCTCCTTGGCCAGAGCGATGGTCAGCTCGACCACGTCGGCGGGGCCGCCGCCGGCCAGCACCTCGACCGACTCGCGGACTTCGAGCGCGTTTCCGGCGGTCAGGCCCAGCGGCGTGGACATGTCCGTGAGGAGCGCGACGGTCTTGACGCCCGAGTCGGTGCCCAGGCCCACCATGGTCCGCGCCAGCTCGCGCGCGTCCTCGATGTTCTTCATGAAGGCGCCGGTGCCGACCTTGACGTCCAGGACGAGCGAGCCCGTCCCCTCGGCGATCTTCTTGGACATGAT of the Streptomyces sp. NBC_01294 genome contains:
- a CDS encoding sigma-70 family RNA polymerase sigma factor — encoded protein: MSDLAISTDLDAAMDRYRVELTGYCYRMLGSSFDAEDAVQDTYIRAWRSHEKFEGRSSLRSWLYRIATNVCLDLLNAGKKRARPMDLTAPQHQASAVLNERPEVTWLEPVPDGRVLPQTADPAEMALARESVRLAFVAALQHLPAKQRAVLILREVLAWKADEVAQLLDTTVASVNSALQRARATLAGHGLRESDPADPLDEDQAKLLEQYLSAFEAYDITRLTTLLHEDAVLSMPPFDLWLRGHADIAAWHLNQGIGCKGSRLVPTTANGMPAFGQYRPRADGRPGHTPWALQVLEISDGKIVGLNAFLDTARWFPLFGLPEQLDEAYEVQQGA
- a CDS encoding cupin domain-containing protein translates to MTGLVSRSFDQADETRPFVDGKGRLDLLETGGTGVARSTFEPGWKWSEHVKPLAGTDSCRADHTGYVVSGRMKVVMDDGESTEFGPGDYMRVPPGHNAWVLGDEACVTLDWTGFADYAKPAPG
- a CDS encoding thymidine phosphorylase translates to MDVISVIRTKRDRGELSPEQIDWVIDAYTRGVVADEQMSALAMAILLNGMNRTEIARWTAAMIASGERMNFDSLSRPTADKHSTGGVGDKITLPLAPLVAACGAAVPQLSGRGLGHTGGTLDKLESIPGWRALLSNEEMLHVLDTTGAVICAAGDGLAPADKKLYALRDVTGTVEAIPLIASSIMSKKIAEGTGSLVLDVKVGTGAFMKNIEDARELARTMVGLGTDSGVKTVALLTDMSTPLGLTAGNALEVRESVEVLAGGGPADVVELTIALAKEMLDAAGIKDADPAKALADGSAMDHWRRMIAAQGGDPDAALPVAREQHVVTASSSGVLTRLDAYAVGVGAWRLGAGRARKEDPVQAGAGIELHAKPGDTVTAGQPLMTLHTDTPEKFDYALSSLEGCYDVSPAGTSFSATPIVLDRIA
- a CDS encoding STAS domain-containing protein, with amino-acid sequence MEIERLVLPGPGPAAPQDAALLCARLARLYDGGAGAVVCDAAAVTTPGLADVQVLARLRLAARGRGGFAVTGAGPALRALLDLVGLVELLREAEEGEPPGGVQEGVESDDLAV
- a CDS encoding alpha/beta hydrolase; the encoded protein is MAQHAPPARGARLGRAAGARTGSGSTESPVNGVVLLLPGASRFSPGPLRPLARALARAGGAEGLVAHTVIHGGGSSREEQARWAADEVVRRYGDVPVCLAGYGEGGLAALRAAGHGAVNSVLVMAPCLGEAAHADSPEPVKQLSGRQVLIVHGTNDARSDPEASFLLAARAKKANRSTCRFEVHSDGHGLREHQAEVVALAVDFVLGAVFSGRYSRPVTDALAAPPPLGLRMPLASGFGKSLRR
- a CDS encoding LysR family transcriptional regulator, with translation MNRYEEDMAVTRLLAPRLAYFAAVARHEHVTRAAHELGVPQSTLSRAMVRLEQDLGVTLFARKGRTVALTTAGRTFLASAEQALDGIARAAESVQQDADPAFGKVAFGFLHTLGSETVPGLIRAFRADHPRVRFSLVQNYGEAMLEKLRAGELDLCLTSPLPDAPDLVARRLDEQRLRLVVPEDHRLAVRKRIRLAEAAEETFVTLEPGYGLRRITDDLCAEAGFIPRVAFEGEEAETLRGLVAAGLGVALLPPPAVARPGVVELTVTAPRAVREIGVAWLDGHPDTPPVAEFKRFLLSRRGRLIPELEPPSA
- a CDS encoding helix-turn-helix transcriptional regulator: MPAEETGAAGAAGAAGSVGELTPAARRLYAYAVERHAFDAAEATEALGVRAAAAITELAAAHLLQRAPGTGQDRWSAVAPRAAAARALAPLALLVRETHDEMDRLRGRLEALVPAYEAGTAHRDLSGSGRLELVTDLGAVRGLIGELVAACERELLTSQPGGGRPLEALEESIGRDESLLTRGVRMRTIYQHTARYSRPTAAYVERVTALGAQVRTLGDGLMRMLIFDEHTGLMAVPDRSGAALVVREPSVVHFMTSAFERSWLGAEPFSTTVSPDAARSISDELRQTIVRLLSEGLEDKVIARRLGMSERTCQRHIAEIMRAVGAKSRFQAGYLLSAAPAPATPSPAPSPAPADPHGPA
- a CDS encoding MFS transporter yields the protein MRRRGGENRKARRGAPGLIAQLRRPPGGRDARIMLLAQLLDRAGTGVWAAACVLYFTFILGLDAGQLGLLFGAAGVAGIAGSPLAGHLADRFPVRSLLIGCHLLRLGTLCALLVVTDFDVLLAVVAVTHLGDRAAKTLEMLFATRVAGEQRSTYQALSRSSANAGYALGAGLAAIGLAVGTRGAYQVLILANALSFLAAAVLVWRTREPRGRGLLTAPPGDGAEDAETDAHTGDGVDPAAAAGAGAGKAGPAGASPWRDRGYLRFVLLDIPMNLDDSILGVGLPLWLVTQTSAPHSLIPAFLVINTVLVVVLQLRVSAKVQGPRQAADAVALYGLTTLLCCVLLATATAGGVWAASAALLAAAVLATAAELMRSVSSWELAVSLAPREARASYLGVAGMAQSVQKSAGPLLLTGAVMTAGPAGWLVLGAAVAGLSLVQRRSGLRRLDLLSGTPAPAPASASA
- a CDS encoding L,D-transpeptidase family protein, which codes for MRAKRRAVVLGGAAALALPMVVAGGGSAQAASCYLTTGPYQRQVEQFLGRPVDGRQSAADCTAIRSFQASHGITPAQGYAGPLTWQTMNTMLAQRAAGRTPNKAGTCPTNRGRIACVDLTRQLSWIQDGATLKYGPVPVRTGKDGTETRTGLKKIYYLSINHWSTIYKVSMPYSQFFDGGIAFHSTTKSMWNPPGSGGCVNMRPADAKAYWNMLGKGEDVYVYGRKPGT
- a CDS encoding MFS transporter, encoding MSPAHTGAPTTLGASTASFPEPQALSPGRPGYRRMSLALFAAGLATFALLYSTQALLPAISDGFGVTAGQASWTVSAATGALALFVLPLSALSERFGRTRMMTCSMVVAVGVGLLVPFAPNLEWLVALRAVQGAAIAGIPASAMAYLAEEVKPKALVAAIGLFVAGNSIGGMSGRLVTGWAAQLWGWRAGLAAVALMSLACAVAFLVLLPRARFFRPASLNPRAVGSTVAGHLRDPLLLRLYGIGALFMTVFGAVYTVIGYRLVDEPFSLGQGVVGSIFLIYLVGTVSSAAAGKLVARTGRRGALYLAVTTTALGLLLSLSESLAAIVVGLVLITAGFFAGHAVASAAVSRTAKTGRAQASALYQSAYYLGSSAGGTLGALAYHGAGWAATVGIALLAVLGVVSITLYGSHAARAQRRMPASALGAR